One genomic segment of Canis aureus isolate CA01 chromosome 37, VMU_Caureus_v.1.0, whole genome shotgun sequence includes these proteins:
- the SLC17A4 gene encoding LOW QUALITY PROTEIN: putative small intestine urate exporter (The sequence of the model RefSeq protein was modified relative to this genomic sequence to represent the inferred CDS: inserted 1 base in 1 codon; substituted 4 bases at 4 genomic stop codons) — protein sequence MNLSIAMPATVNNTTLLGPLNASMERPSTDSQDSWNETLXEFKGVAPTCDWSPEVQGIILSSINYVSILAQIPTGYIAGIFEAKYLVGVGLLLSSILTFFIPLAADAGVALLMVLQIVQGIAQVMVLTSQYXIWVKWAPPLEKNQLIRIAVSGNLLGSFNTWLGGGFLCQTKGXPSIFYISGGIGCACFVLWFPLVYNDPIDHLSISTGEKEYIMYSLHQQDCSPGXSLPVKAMIKSLPLWGILVFYFSEYWIFYFFIAYMPTYISSVLXANLRDSRILSALLISIAFISTILGGLLADILLSRKILRLMTIRKFSTAIGVVVPSVVLVSLHWVRSNLSTSMVSLALSSTTTFCYAGALINFLDIVPRYTGFLRGMSQDFGHLSGAISSAVAGFLINQDSESGWRNVFLTSASIYVLGLVFYIIFGRAEVQDWATGQTLSSEQTRCLPFSCSAMHRLPSWTFPLSTCFTG from the exons ATGAATCTGAGCATTGCCATGCCAGCTACGGTGAACAACACAACCCTGCTTGGCCCACTCAATGCCTCCATGGAAAGGCCTTCCACAGACTCCCAGGACAGCTGGAATGAAACTCTATAGGAATTCAAGGGAGTg GCTCCTACATGTGACTGGAGTCCTGAAGTCCAAGGGATCATTCTCAGCTCCATCAACTATGTCTCAATCTTGGCTCAAATTCCTACTGGGTATATAGCTGGAATTTTTGAAGCTAAGTATTTggttggtgttggcctgcttctTTCCTCCATCTTGACCTTCTTCATTCCACTGGCAGCTGATGCAGGAGTGGCCTTGCTCATGGTCCTTCAGATAGTTCAAGGAATAGCTCAG gtTATGGTATTGACAAGCCAGTATTAAATTTGGGTCAAATGGGCTCCCCCActagaaaagaatcaactcatCCGCATTGCTGTATCAGGTAATT TGTTGGGATCCTTCAATACTTGGCTTGGCGGTGGTTTCCTCTGCCAGACCAAAGGGTGACCTTCTATCTTCTATATCTCTG GTGGAATTGGCTGTGCCTGTTTTGTTCTCTGGTTTCCTCTTGTTTATAATGACCCCATAGATCATCTATCTATCAGTACCGGTGAGAAGGAATATATCATGTATTCACTGCATCAACAG GACTGTTCACCAG GGTCTCTTCCCGTTAAGGCTATGATCAAATCCCTACCACTTTGGGGCATTTTAGTCTTTTATTTCAGTGAatattggattttttattttttcatagcatATATGCCAACATACATTAGCTCTGTACTTTAAGCTAACCTCAGAGAT AGTAGAATCCTGTCAGCCCTGCTGATAAGTATTGCCTTCATCAGCACTATCCTTGGAGGTCTACTGGCAGATATTCTTCTCTCCAGAAAAATTCTCAGACTCATGACCATCAGGAAGTTCTCCACTGCCATAG GGGTTGTCGTCCCATCTGTGGTTCTCGTGTCCCTGCACTGGGTCAGATCCAACCTCAGCACCAGTATGGTCTCCTTGGCCCTATCTTCTACCACCACTTTCTGCTATGCAGGAGCCCTCATTAACTTCTTGGATATTGTTCCTCG GTACACCGGCTTTCTCAGGGGCATGTCACAAGACTTTGGTCACCTATCGGGAGCCATTTCTTCTGCTGTTGCTGGATTTTTAATTAATCAG GATTCAGAGTCAGGCTGGAGGAATGTCTTCTTGACTTCAGCTTCTATTTACGTGTTGGGCCTGGTCTTCTACATCATCTTCGGCAGAGCAGAGGTCCAGGACTGGGCTACAGGGCAGACACTCAGTTCTGAGCAAACCCGATGCCTTCCATTCTCATGCTCAGCCATGCACCGTTTGCCCTCATGGACATTCCCTCTTAGTACCTGCTTCACTGGATAG
- the LOC144306470 gene encoding histone H2A type 1-E-like, which translates to ISSLAGLGRGKQGGKARAKAKTRSSRAGLQFPVGRVHRLLRKGNYAERVGAGAPVYLAAVLEYLTAEILELAGNAARDNKKTRIIPRHLQLAIRNDEELNKLLGRVTIAQGGVLPNIQAVLLPKKTESHHKAKGK; encoded by the coding sequence ATCAGTTCTTTGGCTGGGTTGGGTCGCGGGAAGCAGGGCGGCAAGGCTCGCGCCAAGGCCAAGACGCGCTCGTCGCGGGCCGGGCTCCAGTTCCCGGTGGGCCGCGTCCACCGCCTGCTCCGCAAGGGCAACTACGCGGAGCGGGTCGGGGCGGGCGCGCCGGTGTACCTGGCGGCCGTGCTGGAGTACCTGACGGCCGAGATCCTGGAGCTGGCGGGCAACGCGGCCCGCGACAACAAGAAGACGCGCATCATCCCGCGCCACCTGCAGCTGGCCATCCGCAACGACGAGGAGCTCAACAAGCTGCTGGGCCGCGTGACCATCGCGCAGGGCGGCGTCCTGCCCAACATCCAGGCCGTGCTGCTGCCCAAGAAGACCGAGAGCCACCACAAGGCCAAGGGGAAGTAA
- the LOC144306836 gene encoding histone H2B type 1-A: MPELTSKGTTISKKGFKRAVAKTQKKEGKKRRRCRKESYSIYIYKVLKQVHPDTGISSKAMGIMNSFVNDIFERIAGEASRLAHYNKRSTITSREIQTAVRLLLPGELAKHAVSEGTKAVTKYTSSK, translated from the coding sequence ATGCCGGAGCTGACTTCGAAGGGCACTACCATCTCCAAGAAAGGCTTCAAGAGAGCTGTAGCCAAAAcccagaagaaagagggaaagaagcgCAGGAGATGCCGGAAAGAGAGCTATTCTATCTACATCTATAAGGTGCTGAAGCAGGTGCACCCCGACACGGGCATCTCGTCCAAGGCCATGGGCATCATGAACTCGTTCGTCAACGACATCTTCGAGCGCATCGCGGGCGAGGCGTCGCGCCTGGCGCATTACAACAAGCGCTCGACCATCACGTCCAGGGAGATCCAGACGGCCGTGCGCCTGCTGCTGCCCGGGGAGCTGGCCAAGCACGCCGTGTCCGAGGGCACCAAGGCCGTCACCAAGTACACCAGCTCCAAATAA